From Toxorhynchites rutilus septentrionalis strain SRP chromosome 2, ASM2978413v1, whole genome shotgun sequence, a single genomic window includes:
- the LOC129765384 gene encoding protein commissureless 2 homolog isoform X2 → MVGQTVVGIRRRPPGQVLIARSQTLSTLNVETPPPYDVESLPSYTIVSGLPSYNDAIEQLKQRQQQQQQQKYAGYEPVKVHRPSVIKLFESQSQDLLGGGAKLEEIRYNFLGNRPSAANAVTAAAENSNEIIPTTSNGGSIPTMVVPSCKNQSVTVVVEDAGEATSAKKVNIVRHTLENERSSGLGS, encoded by the exons ATGGTTGGCCAAACGGTAGTAGGTATTCGTAGGCGCCCGCCTGGTCAAG TGCTAATCGCCCGCTCCCAGACACTTTCTACGTTGAACGTTGAGACGCCTCCCCCGTATGACGTGGAATCCCTGCCGAGCTACACGATCGTATCCGGTCTGCCCAGCTACAACGACGCGATTGAGCAACTCAAGCAgaggcaacagcagcagcaacaacagaaaTACGCCGGATACGAACCGGTTAAAGTCCATCGGCCATCGGTGATCAAACTGTTCGAATCGCAGTCCCAGGATTTGCTCGGAGGTGGTGCCAAGCTAGAGGAAATTCGATACAATTTCTTGGGCAATCGTCCGTCGGCGGCGAATGCGGTTACGGCCGCCGCTGAGAATTCCAACGAAATCATTCCAACGACGAGTAACGGTGGGTCGATTCCGACAATGGTGGTTCCCAGCTGTAAGAACCAATCGGTGACGGTGGTAGTTGAAGACGCGGGTGAGGCCACTTCGGCCAAAAAAGTTAACATTGTCAGGCATACGCTGGAGAATGAACGCAGTAGTGGTCTAGGGAGTTAA